Proteins encoded in a region of the Stieleria neptunia genome:
- a CDS encoding oligosaccharide flippase family protein — protein sequence MAYVIQVAIAFFLTPFVLHQIGDTRYGVWTIVISITGYYGLLDLGLRAGMTQYITRYFSKGDFDRMNRAASSGFALHLGCALCVWIATFATAAAAPAFFSLPPALETEAVWCVLILGCSTAIQLLLFPFSVALTAKQRFDLITVVSLFCRIASAAATILALIAGYGLIGVCAAGAAGNLLDYVLRWTVGRRVLPELRISWRLASWASCRECIGFGFWSALLAVSHLVISFSDALVIGIFMPVSAIAYFALANNLMKYFANIFVPVSQVFYPAATDLDAHNNLAGLQQLYLKGSRMLSLVAVSAALITGIWAGGFYRLWIGDKYVQTDIYHSVPLLFQVLLVGALFTAATGIGSKILLGRRRFKGLTWLMCVEGIMNLVLSVTLIEPFGLLGVAIGTALPAVLCRGIAHPIIVCSDLKLHFNDYSRQILGPTVVVAVLLAPLVFAVHHITAQSNWTELIIGGLIATLIAVVVACSFGLNTSDRQRYLFPTLRRMARIRGVLEAKP from the coding sequence GTGGCTTACGTCATCCAAGTGGCGATCGCGTTTTTTTTGACGCCCTTCGTTTTGCATCAGATCGGTGATACGCGGTACGGCGTCTGGACCATCGTGATCAGCATCACGGGATATTACGGACTGTTGGATCTTGGATTGCGTGCGGGGATGACCCAGTACATCACGCGGTACTTTTCCAAGGGTGATTTTGACCGCATGAACCGTGCCGCCAGCAGCGGATTCGCCTTGCATTTGGGCTGTGCGTTGTGCGTGTGGATCGCCACGTTCGCGACCGCCGCCGCCGCCCCCGCTTTCTTTTCCTTGCCGCCCGCGTTGGAGACGGAAGCCGTTTGGTGCGTTCTGATCTTGGGCTGTTCGACGGCAATCCAATTGTTGTTGTTCCCCTTTTCGGTCGCGCTGACGGCCAAGCAACGCTTTGACCTGATCACCGTCGTCAGCCTGTTCTGCCGAATCGCCTCGGCCGCCGCGACGATCCTGGCGTTGATCGCCGGCTACGGATTGATCGGGGTCTGCGCCGCCGGCGCCGCCGGAAACCTTCTCGATTATGTGCTTCGCTGGACGGTCGGTCGTCGCGTGCTTCCCGAATTAAGAATTTCCTGGCGGTTGGCGAGTTGGGCCAGCTGCCGCGAATGCATCGGTTTCGGATTCTGGAGCGCCCTGCTTGCCGTCAGTCACTTGGTGATCAGCTTTTCCGACGCGTTGGTGATCGGGATTTTCATGCCGGTCTCGGCGATCGCCTACTTCGCTTTGGCCAATAACTTGATGAAGTACTTTGCCAACATCTTCGTTCCCGTCAGCCAGGTCTTTTATCCCGCGGCAACCGACCTCGACGCACACAACAATCTGGCCGGTCTGCAGCAACTGTACCTGAAAGGGTCGCGGATGCTTTCCTTGGTCGCGGTCAGCGCGGCGTTGATCACCGGAATCTGGGCCGGCGGTTTTTACCGCCTGTGGATCGGCGACAAATACGTCCAGACCGACATTTACCACTCCGTACCGCTGCTGTTCCAGGTCTTGCTGGTCGGTGCGTTGTTCACCGCCGCCACCGGAATCGGTTCCAAGATCTTGCTGGGCCGCCGTCGATTCAAAGGCCTGACCTGGTTGATGTGTGTCGAAGGCATCATGAACCTGGTCCTCAGCGTCACACTGATTGAACCGTTCGGATTGCTGGGCGTTGCGATCGGAACCGCGTTGCCCGCCGTCCTGTGCCGTGGCATCGCGCACCCGATCATCGTCTGCTCCGACCTGAAACTTCATTTCAACGATTACAGCCGCCAGATCCTTGGCCCCACCGTTGTCGTCGCGGTGCTGCTGGCGCCGTTGGTATTCGCCGTGCACCACATCACCGCTCAAAGCAATTGGACGGAATTGATCATCGGCGGATTGATCGCAACCCTGATTGCCGTCGTCGTGGCCTGCAGCTTCGGATTGAACACCTCCGACCGACAGCGCTACCTTTTCCCCACTCTGAGACGGATGGCGAGAATCCGCGGCGTCTTGGAGGCGAAACCTTGA
- a CDS encoding S1 family peptidase — MPTVIKPTRLVELQTRRPGRPLGRACGGLLLVLLLGAEQTANGGTIRHDRSDSSYTSLATSYPAVGALTWSSMICSATLIEEDWILTAGHCLDEVGLSASDWTFDLTDSGGGVHVGAERFVFSGWTGDLQTGTDIALLRLATSETTVTPATINTNTSEVGQTATHVGYGVTGNGATGITAPAGTKRAGQNVVDVDGSAVSGYSDDILFEDFDSGSAGDNVFGTATQQDLEYLIAGGDSGGAVFMDFGSGEVLAGVHSFIASVDGNLDADYGDLAGSIKVSSYASWITSTISGGDPVAPELSSWMMWMVFAVGLWMTSRSKPTVVERKRGQVRMARA; from the coding sequence ATGCCCACGGTCATCAAACCAACCCGCCTCGTCGAACTGCAAACCCGCCGCCCCGGGCGCCCGCTCGGGCGTGCGTGTGGCGGACTCTTGCTGGTGCTTTTGCTGGGTGCCGAGCAAACCGCGAACGGCGGCACGATTCGTCACGATCGCTCCGATTCCAGTTACACGAGCTTGGCCACCAGCTATCCGGCGGTGGGCGCGTTGACGTGGAGTTCGATGATCTGTTCGGCCACGTTGATCGAAGAAGACTGGATTCTGACGGCCGGGCACTGTTTGGATGAGGTCGGTCTGTCGGCGAGCGACTGGACGTTTGATTTGACCGATAGCGGCGGCGGGGTCCACGTGGGGGCCGAGCGGTTTGTGTTTTCGGGCTGGACGGGCGATCTTCAAACGGGGACCGACATCGCCCTGTTGAGACTGGCCACGAGCGAAACGACCGTGACGCCGGCGACCATCAACACCAACACGTCCGAAGTCGGGCAGACGGCAACCCACGTCGGGTACGGGGTCACGGGCAATGGTGCGACGGGCATCACCGCACCGGCGGGCACGAAACGGGCCGGTCAAAACGTCGTCGATGTCGATGGCAGTGCGGTTTCGGGCTACAGCGACGATATTCTCTTTGAAGATTTCGACAGCGGATCGGCGGGCGACAACGTTTTTGGGACGGCAACGCAGCAGGATCTGGAATACTTGATCGCCGGCGGAGACAGCGGAGGCGCGGTGTTCATGGACTTCGGCAGCGGCGAAGTCCTGGCCGGGGTGCACTCGTTCATCGCCAGCGTGGATGGCAATCTGGATGCGGACTATGGTGATCTGGCCGGTTCGATCAAGGTTTCGTCGTACGCGTCATGGATCACGTCCACGATCTCCGGCGGCGATCCGGTCGCGCCCGAGTTGTCATCCTGGATGATGTGGATGGTGTTCGCCGTGGGGTTGTGGATGACCTCTCGTTCCAAACCGACGGTCGTCGAGCGGAAAAGGGGTCAGGTACGAATGGCACGGGCATAA
- a CDS encoding O-antigen ligase family protein, translating into MATAVFDTTDHTHMPRIDTDVDDRHGWGFALLLATTATLFVRPADLVPALDKWPIYQVLIVACLAVSARASAKQFSHGRLIHRPITAALLLLVIAVGTSHLSHGFIWAARMSMLEVSKLIALYVLIIGLVNTPTRLRFFVKWLTAAITTMATLVLLDKFGWVSIAALESIQDRGVIQDGVAEQVERIRGTGIFQDPNDFGLILVMGLVFCGSFLTKPRTGWIRYGWLAPAGVLLAALAMTHSRGALLSLICAVSTALCYFRGGKYGVLALPGLSLLALAFSSRMSDFSAINQGTGQDRIQIWSDSLNIWRQYPLFGLGEGLIADEIGVVTHNSFLHCYAELGFFGGTTFVACFLAAGFGLWSQRRPRTKPPADETPAAQAAREHSRLCGFLFAALMGCIAAMLTISRQFVAPTYLILGLVAAAISMPAHASLPSQVAGLRIGNRFLLLSLLASAASLLLFYVTIRLFVRW; encoded by the coding sequence ATGGCAACGGCGGTTTTTGACACCACCGATCACACCCACATGCCCCGCATCGACACGGACGTCGATGACCGGCACGGCTGGGGGTTTGCATTGTTGCTGGCGACGACCGCGACGCTGTTTGTGCGGCCCGCGGACTTGGTCCCGGCCTTGGACAAGTGGCCGATCTATCAAGTTCTGATCGTCGCCTGTCTCGCCGTTTCCGCCCGGGCGTCCGCCAAACAATTCAGCCACGGCCGATTGATCCACCGGCCGATCACGGCGGCGCTGCTGTTGTTGGTCATCGCGGTCGGGACATCGCATCTTTCCCACGGATTCATCTGGGCGGCAAGGATGTCGATGCTGGAAGTCAGCAAGCTGATCGCCCTGTACGTGCTGATCATCGGGCTCGTCAACACGCCGACCCGACTTCGCTTTTTCGTCAAATGGCTGACCGCTGCGATCACCACGATGGCAACACTGGTGTTGTTGGACAAATTCGGCTGGGTGTCGATCGCCGCACTGGAATCGATCCAAGACCGCGGTGTCATCCAAGACGGTGTCGCCGAGCAGGTCGAGCGGATTCGCGGGACGGGCATCTTTCAAGACCCCAATGACTTTGGATTGATCCTTGTCATGGGGCTGGTGTTTTGCGGATCGTTTCTGACCAAACCCCGGACCGGATGGATTCGCTACGGTTGGCTCGCGCCGGCCGGTGTCCTGTTGGCCGCGCTGGCGATGACCCATTCACGCGGCGCACTGCTCTCGTTGATCTGCGCGGTGTCGACGGCATTGTGCTATTTCCGCGGCGGCAAATACGGGGTTTTGGCGTTGCCGGGATTGTCGTTGTTGGCGTTGGCGTTTTCCAGCCGCATGTCGGACTTCAGCGCCATCAATCAAGGGACCGGGCAAGACCGGATTCAGATCTGGTCGGACAGCTTGAACATTTGGCGGCAATATCCGTTGTTCGGTTTGGGCGAGGGGTTGATCGCCGATGAAATCGGCGTGGTGACGCACAATTCTTTTCTGCACTGTTATGCCGAATTGGGTTTCTTCGGCGGCACCACCTTCGTCGCCTGTTTTTTGGCCGCCGGGTTCGGCCTGTGGTCACAACGGCGACCGCGAACGAAACCGCCCGCCGATGAAACGCCGGCGGCCCAAGCGGCTCGCGAACACTCACGGTTGTGCGGGTTTCTCTTCGCCGCCTTGATGGGATGCATCGCCGCGATGCTGACCATCTCGCGACAGTTCGTCGCCCCCACCTACTTGATCCTGGGGCTGGTCGCGGCCGCGATTTCCATGCCCGCCCATGCCTCGCTCCCCAGCCAGGTCGCCGGATTACGAATCGGCAACCGGTTTTTGCTGTTGTCACTTCTCGCCAGTGCCGCGTCACTGTTGCTGTTCTACGTGACCATCCGTCTGTTTGTCCGTTGGTGA
- a CDS encoding archaeosortase/exosortase family protein: protein MGTCRGWRGKSTGVSARPSPTRIQAWLTLAWLALVLCCYRQVMGHLFQQWHSQTSYSHGPAVLPIAIWLLWQRRSTLPAIGKPWGPGLALLLAAQGFLWLGGYFHLPTLQCWTLPLYLCGMVGLLAGREVLGWSLPAIGFLGFMIPLPFQLELLANQSLQWLSAWCSCYLLSLTSTFAVTDGYTLMMATGGVGITKDCSGLRMTVAVVALGTIITFLARSRSDRDRGGPAPGWSVVRDLATVMLLAVPAAILANAARISVVAWVADRYQTESYTRWAHDLGDWLALPLSALLFLAFRAWISRTRALSTFQRGVGPDGSRRSATVLATAHEPSGRINPQVAIRRLRGGDRDFDGGRCWAAWGKSVVAVGAVPLVIAGIVAVAMVHHAAKRERIIRETLTEARVHEANADWDGAAMCYRTLLQLQPEQIDARYRYAWASLQGADSVDASMQAFYQLESVLEQAPSHVDALRTHLELALDLDQAKSASRSAERLYGIDRRDAHSLRLCVEAMLRFPHGSGDRHPLITVDRLNRWMERFGPTSQWRDRLVIEVASYCCDHAKSMDRRVTSAIEPAIADAADGVGSTYAFLQAWRYAHVFGTGTPSIERARLSIDNQCPAGVAYRIYLASAQEAVLQRRRDDAKRFLTRAIERLPNHHAAYAILGDVFASQGQWPQCTAAYLRAWRLVGDRPMGLGIKLAEALFQAERYAESAALVGQLLKQENQTLRPVSRDLRIRWMLVQAGLDARDGRHERALETIGRCRSLIAMSPAPSADEAAAWLPALETLQARCLVRLGRYAQAATLFESRAADGDRSADGDRAADGKRSADQWTAAARAWRSDGNLPAAERCYRSALSELGYDNEIWLELVDLLRDRYGVRGALEEIALRQRRGGATAAATQRTAPSEEMLAQAYERVGRGDLAIRHYRTVAERGVEDVAALAIALARHGHADKAVALVSDPRWTVNTSLRAHTAAVIAVSTTEWSPADQATLEPIIQRGVIEAVDDPALLMAIVAWHTHHRRKTAALELLDRAVTRHPDNVVAANNLAMRLAEEGRDLQRALRHIDDVLKQTGPVSEFLDTKGWILVQMDRAEDALVWFRRAVAGPGGAAPTTHLHMAAAYLAVGNRDQARESYQSVQVERLHVDQLHHSEQRAWARLQSEFTRPNELTTRPPLQRSGEA from the coding sequence ATGGGCACATGCCGCGGCTGGCGAGGCAAATCGACTGGCGTTTCGGCTCGGCCTTCACCGACGCGGATCCAGGCTTGGCTGACATTGGCTTGGCTGGCATTGGTTCTGTGTTGCTACCGTCAGGTGATGGGGCATCTGTTTCAACAGTGGCACTCCCAGACGAGTTATTCTCATGGGCCGGCGGTTCTGCCGATTGCCATTTGGTTGTTGTGGCAGCGGAGATCGACCCTGCCGGCGATCGGCAAGCCATGGGGACCCGGACTGGCGTTGCTTTTAGCCGCTCAAGGTTTTCTGTGGCTAGGCGGATACTTTCATCTTCCAACGCTGCAATGTTGGACTCTGCCCCTTTACCTCTGCGGAATGGTCGGTTTGCTGGCCGGCCGCGAAGTGTTGGGCTGGAGTTTGCCGGCGATCGGCTTTCTGGGGTTCATGATCCCGCTTCCGTTTCAGTTGGAATTGCTGGCAAATCAATCGTTGCAATGGTTGTCCGCCTGGTGCAGTTGTTACCTGCTCAGTCTGACGTCGACCTTTGCCGTGACCGACGGCTACACGCTGATGATGGCGACCGGCGGGGTGGGGATCACCAAAGATTGCAGCGGATTGCGAATGACCGTGGCTGTCGTGGCACTGGGGACCATCATCACCTTTCTCGCCCGATCGCGGTCTGATCGGGACCGAGGTGGCCCCGCGCCGGGGTGGAGCGTGGTGCGGGATTTGGCCACGGTGATGTTGCTGGCAGTGCCGGCGGCCATTTTGGCCAACGCCGCCCGGATTTCAGTCGTCGCCTGGGTGGCGGACCGCTACCAAACCGAGTCGTACACAAGGTGGGCCCATGACCTGGGCGATTGGTTGGCATTGCCCCTGTCGGCCCTGTTGTTTTTGGCGTTTCGGGCTTGGATCAGCAGGACGCGTGCTTTGTCAACGTTTCAACGTGGCGTGGGACCGGACGGTTCGCGCCGTTCCGCAACGGTGCTAGCGACAGCCCACGAGCCCTCCGGTCGGATCAACCCTCAAGTGGCAATCCGGAGACTGCGCGGTGGTGATCGTGATTTCGATGGCGGCAGATGCTGGGCAGCCTGGGGCAAGTCCGTGGTGGCGGTGGGGGCTGTGCCCTTGGTCATCGCCGGCATCGTCGCTGTCGCGATGGTTCATCATGCGGCCAAGCGAGAACGCATCATCCGCGAAACCCTGACCGAGGCACGCGTTCACGAAGCCAACGCCGACTGGGATGGTGCGGCCATGTGTTACCGAACGTTGTTGCAGCTGCAGCCGGAACAGATCGACGCTCGCTATCGTTATGCCTGGGCGTCGCTCCAGGGAGCGGACTCCGTCGACGCTTCCATGCAGGCCTTTTATCAACTCGAATCCGTCCTCGAGCAAGCGCCGTCGCATGTCGATGCCTTGCGAACGCATTTGGAATTGGCGTTGGACCTTGATCAGGCAAAATCAGCCAGCCGCAGCGCCGAACGCCTTTACGGGATCGATCGCCGCGACGCGCATTCGCTGCGGCTGTGTGTGGAAGCCATGCTGCGATTCCCCCACGGCTCGGGCGACCGTCACCCGTTGATCACGGTCGATCGGCTGAACCGATGGATGGAACGATTCGGTCCCACGTCCCAGTGGCGGGATCGTTTGGTGATCGAGGTGGCATCGTATTGCTGCGATCACGCAAAGTCGATGGATCGGCGTGTGACCAGCGCGATCGAACCGGCGATCGCCGATGCGGCCGACGGGGTCGGTTCAACGTACGCCTTCCTTCAAGCGTGGCGATACGCGCATGTGTTCGGCACGGGAACTCCGTCCATCGAACGGGCTCGGTTGAGTATCGACAACCAGTGCCCGGCCGGGGTGGCCTATCGGATTTATCTGGCCAGTGCGCAGGAAGCTGTGTTGCAACGTCGTCGCGACGATGCGAAACGGTTTCTGACCCGAGCGATTGAGCGGCTGCCGAATCACCATGCGGCCTACGCGATTTTAGGCGATGTTTTCGCCAGCCAGGGACAATGGCCGCAATGCACCGCGGCGTACCTGCGGGCGTGGCGGTTGGTGGGGGATCGCCCGATGGGACTGGGGATCAAACTGGCCGAGGCGTTGTTTCAAGCGGAGCGTTATGCGGAGTCGGCTGCGTTGGTGGGGCAGTTGCTGAAGCAGGAAAACCAAACGCTTCGTCCCGTCAGCCGCGATCTGCGGATCCGCTGGATGCTGGTTCAAGCCGGGCTGGATGCCCGCGATGGGCGGCACGAACGAGCGCTCGAGACGATCGGGCGTTGCCGATCCTTGATCGCGATGTCGCCGGCACCGTCGGCCGACGAGGCCGCCGCGTGGTTGCCGGCGCTGGAAACGCTGCAGGCTCGCTGTCTGGTTCGCTTGGGCCGCTATGCCCAAGCCGCCACCTTGTTCGAGTCGCGTGCGGCCGACGGCGATCGTTCAGCCGACGGCGATCGTGCGGCCGACGGTAAGCGTTCAGCCGATCAATGGACGGCGGCCGCTCGAGCCTGGCGATCCGACGGCAACTTGCCGGCCGCCGAACGCTGCTATCGCAGTGCGCTCTCGGAACTGGGGTATGACAACGAAATCTGGCTGGAACTGGTCGACTTGCTCCGCGACCGATACGGAGTCCGCGGCGCGCTCGAGGAGATTGCGCTGCGGCAACGACGCGGTGGCGCGACTGCTGCTGCCACGCAGCGAACCGCCCCTTCGGAGGAGATGCTTGCCCAAGCCTATGAACGGGTTGGCCGAGGCGATCTCGCCATCCGGCACTATCGGACCGTTGCCGAGCGAGGTGTTGAAGACGTCGCGGCGCTGGCGATCGCGTTGGCGCGTCACGGGCATGCCGACAAGGCGGTCGCGTTGGTTTCCGATCCGCGCTGGACGGTCAACACTTCCCTGAGGGCTCATACCGCCGCCGTGATCGCGGTCAGCACGACCGAATGGTCACCCGCCGACCAGGCGACTTTGGAACCAATCATCCAGCGCGGCGTGATCGAGGCGGTCGATGACCCGGCGCTGCTGATGGCGATCGTGGCCTGGCATACGCATCACCGGCGCAAGACCGCTGCGCTGGAATTGCTCGATCGCGCCGTGACGCGACACCCCGACAACGTCGTCGCCGCAAACAACTTGGCGATGCGATTGGCCGAAGAAGGGCGTGATCTTCAGCGGGCACTTCGACACATCGATGACGTCTTGAAACAGACCGGTCCGGTGTCCGAATTCTTGGACACCAAGGGTTGGATCTTGGTCCAGATGGATCGTGCCGAAGACGCACTGGTGTGGTTCAGGCGTGCCGTCGCAGGTCCCGGTGGTGCCGCTCCGACCACACACCTCCACATGGCAGCCGCCTACTTGGCGGTCGGCAATCGCGATCAAGCTCGAGAATCCTATCAGTCGGTCCAGGTCGAACGGCTTCACGTCGATCAGCTGCATCACAGCGAACAGCGCGCCTGGGCCAGGCTACAAAGCGAATTCACTCGCCCGAACGAATTGACCACACGGCCCCCCTTGCAGCGGAGCGGCGAAGCCTGA
- a CDS encoding polysaccharide biosynthesis/export family protein, with protein sequence MNFAVCSLRHLALVLLSACAMASTGCHLVHRVDAPLGLPALVDANCDSDAAVAFVPRELDKVTTPMYRIEPPDILTIDVQQNVSQEQHALQPGDIVLLTVTGTFPDEPIEGEYQVELGGVIQLGFSYGAVEVVGVGVDQAKQRIEAHLKTQLQQPLVSMSLRGVAGIQPIAGEHLVGPDGTVTLGQYGSVRLAGMTLDEARLAIAAQMSTEFSDPKVSVSVYAYNSKGIYVITQGGGLGDELVRLPYTGNETVIDALSQINGLSYVSSSRMWVARPNREQGTSVMLPVDWEGITQLADVTTNYQLLPGDRIFIAHNKIVAFDSAIAKFTSPLERILGFTLLGTGTASRLSGKVLDKTSGGVGFSQ encoded by the coding sequence GTGAACTTCGCCGTCTGTTCTCTGCGACACCTCGCTCTCGTGCTGCTCTCGGCATGCGCGATGGCCAGTACCGGATGCCACTTGGTGCACAGGGTTGACGCTCCGCTCGGATTGCCGGCGCTGGTGGATGCGAATTGCGACTCGGACGCCGCGGTGGCGTTTGTGCCTCGCGAATTGGACAAGGTGACCACGCCGATGTATCGCATCGAGCCGCCGGATATTTTGACGATCGATGTCCAACAGAATGTCTCTCAGGAACAACACGCACTGCAGCCGGGTGACATCGTCTTGCTCACCGTGACGGGGACCTTTCCCGACGAACCGATCGAGGGCGAATACCAAGTGGAACTCGGCGGCGTGATCCAGCTCGGATTCAGCTATGGAGCGGTCGAAGTGGTCGGCGTTGGCGTCGATCAGGCCAAGCAGCGGATCGAAGCCCATCTGAAAACACAGTTGCAGCAGCCCCTTGTTTCGATGTCGTTGCGCGGCGTCGCGGGAATTCAACCCATCGCCGGCGAGCATCTCGTCGGTCCCGATGGCACCGTGACGCTTGGGCAATACGGCTCGGTTCGATTGGCCGGCATGACCTTGGACGAAGCACGTCTGGCGATCGCCGCCCAGATGTCCACGGAGTTTTCCGATCCCAAGGTCTCGGTGTCCGTTTACGCCTACAACAGCAAGGGCATCTATGTCATCACCCAGGGCGGCGGGCTGGGCGATGAACTGGTCCGGCTGCCGTACACCGGCAATGAGACCGTGATTGACGCGTTGAGCCAAATCAACGGACTCAGCTACGTCTCGTCCAGTCGGATGTGGGTCGCCCGCCCCAATCGCGAACAAGGCACCAGCGTGATGTTGCCCGTCGATTGGGAAGGCATCACGCAATTGGCCGATGTCACCACCAACTATCAGCTCCTGCCGGGTGACCGAATCTTCATCGCGCACAACAAGATCGTGGCCTTCGATTCCGCGATCGCGAAATTCACGTCGCCACTGGAGCGGATTCTGGGATTCACTCTGCTGGGCACTGGGACGGCATCACGGTTGTCCGGGAAAGTGCTTGACAAGACCAGCGGAGGCGTCGGGTTCAGTCAATAG
- a CDS encoding exosortase-associated EpsI family protein gives MDFRLTRMKAAVLGCSLALVGCLATTGARTGVPPQCAFELAETLGGWELIERCELQPSELEILQAGDHWRCVYQHRQTKQVVVVTLIAGPGGPLASHLPETCYARTEFRAHTEPVVWNVPDQPDRFRFQTLQPRNVDQPALTIAYAWHDGSRWRAPRYPRFQLAGHPTLQRLLVTMRHPGGMTAEAQQVIRQVVRLTVDSSPTRVTQRSIPAPNLK, from the coding sequence ATGGATTTCCGTTTGACCCGAATGAAGGCCGCGGTGTTGGGTTGCTCCCTTGCCCTGGTCGGTTGTCTGGCGACCACTGGTGCGCGCACCGGTGTGCCGCCGCAATGCGCGTTTGAGTTGGCCGAGACGCTCGGCGGATGGGAGCTGATCGAGCGCTGCGAATTGCAGCCGAGTGAGCTGGAGATTCTGCAGGCGGGAGATCACTGGCGATGTGTCTATCAACATCGCCAGACCAAGCAGGTCGTGGTCGTGACCTTGATCGCGGGGCCGGGAGGTCCGCTGGCCAGCCATCTGCCGGAGACCTGTTATGCGCGGACCGAGTTCCGTGCGCACACTGAGCCCGTCGTTTGGAACGTGCCGGATCAGCCGGACCGGTTCCGTTTTCAAACACTGCAGCCGCGGAACGTCGATCAACCCGCGCTGACGATCGCCTACGCCTGGCACGATGGATCGCGGTGGCGGGCGCCGCGGTACCCACGCTTTCAACTGGCCGGTCATCCGACGTTGCAACGATTGCTCGTCACCATGCGGCACCCCGGCGGGATGACGGCGGAGGCTCAGCAGGTGATCCGGCAAGTCGTTCGGCTGACCGTCGACTCCTCACCGACGCGAGTGACACAGCGCTCGATTCCGGCCCCGAATTTAAAATGA